GACCGATATTGATCAAGGGATTGTCAGCCAGATGGTGCTTGTGGAAACAGCGCAGAGTACCGTTAAAACGGTGTTCAGAGTAAAGCTCCCGGGATGTTGCACCGTAGTCAATGGTTAATAGATAGCCTTGCTTTAAGTGGCCGGCTATTTCAGTGAGCCAATTGTGGGCCTGCAGGTTGACTTCGGCTCGCTGGCCGTTTTCCAGCCGTATGTTTTGCATATTGAAGTATTCGGCTAATTTTGCAGTTGATGGAGGTCCCGCAGCCAATTCAAATAAGCTGTGGTCATTGTCACATAGACTTACGTACAGTTCCGCCAGGCCGCTGTCGTTTTGCTCGACCAGGTGCACCGGAAAGGCGTCCACCAGTTCGTTGGCCAATATGCAGCCGTTTTCTATATATCCCGGGTTAATTTCCGTTAGTTTGCTTATCCAGTGGAATTTATTAATTTCCACCCCTGGTCGGTTATCACCCGGAATGGGTTCGGACAGTGTTTTTTGCTGCAATTCTTTTAGCGTGCTGCTGATTTCTATTAAATAATATTCTAGCGCTGCGTGTAAATCGGGGTAATTCCGGTGTATAGCGGTGGTAATGTCTCTGGGCAGAATGCCGGTACCCGGACCGTACTCGGCCACTACCCACCGGTCCGGCCGGCCGTTCGAATCCCACATTTGGTAAAGCCGACGGGCCAGCATGGCGCCAAACAGCGGGCTGACGCCGGGCGCTGTGTAAAAGTCACCGGCTCGCCCGATTTTAGTACCCGGCGATGTATAGTAGCCCAGTTCGGGGTGATAAAGGGCCTGCTCCA
This genomic interval from Desulfoscipio sp. XC116 contains the following:
- a CDS encoding SAM-dependent methyltransferase, yielding MSVLSGIIQQEITSGGPITFARFMEQALYHPELGYYTSPGTKIGRAGDFYTAPGVSPLFGAMLARRLYQMWDSNGRPDRWVVAEYGPGTGILPRDITTAIHRNYPDLHAALEYYLIEISSTLKELQQKTLSEPIPGDNRPGVEINKFHWISKLTEINPGYIENGCILANELVDAFPVHLVEQNDSGLAELYVSLCDNDHSLFELAAGPPSTAKLAEYFNMQNIRLENGQRAEVNLQAHNWLTEIAGHLKQGYLLTIDYGATSRELYSEHRFNGTLRCFHKHHLADNPLINIGRQDITAHVNFSTLITWGHQLGLQKIELTSQPQFLLNLGILDALQKQPDYTPNPELAKVTSAIKQLVLPGGMGDIFKVLVQVKSL